A window of the Streptomyces finlayi genome harbors these coding sequences:
- a CDS encoding FdhF/YdeP family oxidoreductase gives MATRPPTGDPVQDAPQVEAVQHSAAGLPAVAHTLRVAQQQMGVRRTAQTLLKVNQKDGFDCPGCAWPEGDKRHTAEFCENGAKAVAEEATLRRVTPEFFATHPVADLATRSGYWLGQQGRITQPMYLPEGAERYEAVPWEHAFAIIAEELKALTSPDEALFYTSGRTSNEAAFLLQLFAREFGTNNLPDCSNMCHESSGSALTETIGIGKGSVSLEDLHHADLIIVAGQNPGTNHPRMLSALEQAKSAGAKIISVNPLPEAGLERFKNPQTPLGMIKGTTLTDLFLQIRLGGDQALFRLLNKMILETAGAVDETFVREHTHGYEEFAKTARTADWDTTLTATGLDRTAIEEALTMILASERTIVCWAMGLTQHKHAVPTIREVVNFLLLRGNIGRPGAGVCPVRGHSNVQGDRTMGIFERPPAAFLDALDKEFGITSPRHHGYDVVRSIQALRDGDAKVFFAMGGNFVAATPDTTVTEAAMRRARLTVHVSTKLNRSHTVTGTRALILPTLGRTDKDTQASGKQFVTVEDSMGMVHSSRGNLTPAGPHLLSEPAIVARLARAVLGTASATNWEEFEKDYGTIRDRISRVVPGFEDFNARVAVPGGFTLPHAPRDERRFPTTTGKANFTAAPVEYPELPEGRLLLQTLRSHDQYNTTIYGLDDRYRGIKGGRRIVMVNPADAEALGLTDGGYTDLVSEWKDGVERRAPGFRVVHYPTARGCAAAYYPETNVLVPLDATADTSNTPASKSVVVRFENTR, from the coding sequence ATGGCCACCAGGCCCCCGACCGGTGACCCGGTCCAGGACGCGCCGCAGGTCGAAGCGGTCCAGCACTCGGCGGCCGGGCTGCCCGCCGTCGCCCACACCCTGCGCGTCGCCCAGCAGCAGATGGGCGTGCGCCGTACCGCGCAGACACTCCTCAAGGTCAACCAGAAGGACGGCTTCGACTGCCCCGGCTGCGCCTGGCCCGAAGGCGACAAGCGCCACACCGCCGAATTCTGCGAGAACGGCGCGAAGGCCGTCGCCGAAGAGGCCACCCTGCGCCGCGTCACCCCCGAGTTCTTCGCCACCCACCCCGTCGCGGACCTCGCCACCCGCAGCGGCTACTGGCTGGGACAGCAGGGCCGGATCACCCAGCCGATGTACCTGCCCGAAGGCGCCGAGCGGTACGAGGCGGTCCCCTGGGAGCATGCCTTCGCGATCATCGCCGAGGAACTGAAGGCGCTCACCTCCCCCGACGAGGCCCTGTTCTACACCTCCGGCCGCACGAGCAACGAAGCCGCCTTCCTGCTCCAGCTCTTCGCCCGGGAGTTCGGCACCAACAACCTCCCGGACTGCTCGAACATGTGCCACGAGTCGTCCGGCTCCGCACTCACCGAGACGATCGGGATCGGCAAGGGCAGCGTCTCCCTGGAAGACCTCCACCACGCCGACCTGATCATCGTCGCCGGTCAGAACCCGGGAACGAACCATCCCCGCATGCTCTCCGCCCTGGAACAGGCCAAGTCGGCGGGCGCGAAGATCATCTCGGTGAATCCGCTGCCCGAAGCCGGCCTGGAACGCTTCAAGAACCCGCAGACCCCCCTCGGCATGATCAAGGGCACCACCCTCACCGACCTGTTCCTCCAGATCCGGCTCGGCGGCGACCAGGCCCTCTTCCGCCTCCTCAACAAGATGATCCTGGAGACCGCAGGCGCCGTCGACGAAACCTTCGTACGTGAACACACCCACGGATACGAGGAGTTCGCGAAGACCGCCCGCACCGCCGACTGGGACACCACGCTCACCGCCACCGGCCTCGACCGCACCGCGATCGAAGAAGCCCTGACGATGATCCTCGCCTCCGAGCGCACCATCGTCTGCTGGGCCATGGGCCTCACCCAGCACAAACACGCGGTACCCACCATCCGCGAAGTGGTCAACTTCCTCCTGCTCCGCGGCAACATCGGCCGCCCCGGCGCCGGCGTATGCCCCGTACGCGGCCACTCCAACGTCCAGGGCGACCGCACCATGGGCATCTTCGAACGGCCCCCGGCCGCCTTCCTCGACGCCCTCGACAAAGAATTCGGCATCACCTCGCCCCGCCACCACGGCTACGACGTCGTGCGCTCCATCCAGGCCCTGCGCGACGGCGACGCCAAGGTCTTCTTCGCCATGGGCGGCAACTTCGTCGCGGCGACACCCGACACCACCGTCACCGAGGCCGCCATGCGCCGCGCCCGCCTCACCGTCCACGTATCGACCAAACTCAACCGCTCGCACACCGTCACCGGCACCCGCGCCCTGATCCTCCCCACCCTCGGGCGCACCGACAAGGACACCCAGGCGAGCGGCAAACAGTTCGTGACGGTCGAGGACTCCATGGGCATGGTCCACTCCTCCCGCGGCAACCTCACCCCCGCCGGCCCCCACCTGCTCTCCGAACCGGCGATCGTCGCCCGGCTCGCCCGCGCCGTCCTCGGCACCGCGTCCGCCACGAACTGGGAAGAGTTCGAGAAGGACTACGGCACGATCCGCGACCGCATCTCCCGCGTCGTCCCCGGCTTCGAGGACTTCAACGCCCGCGTCGCCGTACCCGGCGGCTTCACACTTCCCCACGCCCCACGCGACGAGCGCCGCTTCCCCACCACCACGGGCAAGGCCAACTTCACCGCCGCCCCCGTCGAATACCCCGAACTCCCCGAAGGCCGACTGCTGTTGCAGACCCTTCGCTCCCACGACCAGTACAACACCACGATCTACGGCCTCGACGACCGCTACCGCGGTATCAAGGGCGGACGCCGCATCGTCATGGTCAACCCCGCCGACGCCGAAGCCCTCGGCCTCACCGACGGCGGCTACACCGACCTCGTCAGCGAGTGGAAGGACGGAGTCGAACGACGCGCCCCCGGCTTCCGCGTCGTGCACTACCCGACCGCACGCGGCTGCGCCGCCGCCTACTACCCCGAGACCAACGTGCTCGTCCCGCTCGACGCCACCGCCGACACCAGCAACACCCCGGCCAGCAAGTCCGTCGTCGTGCGCTTCGAGAACACCCGGTGA
- the polA gene encoding DNA polymerase I: protein MAETASKKTADNRPRLLLMDGHSLAYRAFFALPAENFTTGTGQPTNAVYGFASMLANTLRDEAPTHFAVAFDVSRKTWRAQEFPEYKANRSKTPDEFKGQVELIGELLDAMRADRFAIDGFEADDVIATLATQAEAAGFEVLIVTGDRDSFQLITDNVTVLYPTKGVSELTRFTPAKVEEKYGLTPQQYPDFAALRGDPSDNLPGIPGVGEKTAAKWINQFGSFGDLVARAEEVKGKAGQNFRDHLDAVKMNRRLTEMVRDVALPKGPLDLERAPYDRTAVTGVLDVLEIRNPSLRERLLAVDPGAVEGESPAPAAGVELDGAVLGAGDVAPWLAAHGGQPLGVASVDTWALGTGTVTEVALAAADGAAAWIDPARLDEADEQAFAAWLADPKRPKVLHNAKSAMRVFPDQGWQIEGVAMDTALAAYLVKPGRRSFALDALAVEYLGRELAPAAAGDGQLAFGADDQAEADALMAQARAILDLGDAFTVRLKEVGALELLHDMELPTSILLARLERHGIAADRAHLEGMEQQFAGAVQQAVKEAHAAVGREFNLGSPKQLQEVLFGELGLPKTKKTKTGFTTDADALAWLAAQTEHELPVIMLRHREQAKLRVTVEGLVKTIAADGRIHTTFNQTVAATGRLSSTDPNLQNIPVRTDEGRAIRRGFVVGEGFDSLMTADYSQIELRVMAHLSEDAGLIEAFTSGEDLHTTVASQVFGVEKSAVDAEMRRKIKAMSYGLAYGLSAFGLSQQLNIEAGEARGLMDTYFERFGGVRDYLHRVVEEARATGYTETVFGRRRYLPDLNSDNRQRRETAERMALNAPIQGTAADIVKVAMLHVDRALTEAKLESRMLLQVHDEIVLEIARGERERVEKILRHEMATAVELRAPLDVSVGVGPDWESAAH, encoded by the coding sequence GTGGCTGAGACGGCATCGAAGAAGACGGCAGACAACCGACCGCGCCTGCTCCTGATGGACGGGCACTCCCTGGCGTACCGGGCGTTTTTTGCGCTGCCCGCGGAGAATTTCACGACGGGGACGGGGCAGCCGACGAACGCCGTGTACGGCTTCGCGTCGATGCTGGCGAACACGCTGCGCGACGAGGCGCCCACGCATTTCGCGGTGGCGTTCGACGTGTCCCGCAAGACGTGGCGCGCACAGGAGTTCCCGGAGTACAAGGCGAACCGCTCCAAGACTCCTGACGAGTTCAAGGGGCAGGTCGAGCTGATCGGTGAGCTCCTGGACGCGATGCGTGCCGACCGGTTCGCGATCGACGGCTTCGAGGCCGACGACGTCATCGCGACGCTGGCGACGCAGGCGGAGGCGGCGGGCTTCGAGGTGCTGATCGTCACCGGTGACCGGGATTCGTTCCAGCTGATCACGGACAACGTGACGGTGCTGTATCCGACCAAGGGTGTCTCGGAGCTGACGCGCTTCACGCCGGCCAAGGTCGAGGAGAAGTACGGGCTCACGCCTCAGCAGTATCCGGATTTCGCGGCGCTGCGCGGTGACCCGTCGGACAACCTTCCGGGTATTCCGGGTGTGGGTGAGAAGACGGCCGCGAAGTGGATCAACCAGTTCGGTTCGTTCGGCGACCTGGTGGCGCGTGCCGAGGAGGTCAAGGGCAAGGCGGGCCAGAATTTCCGTGATCATCTGGACGCGGTGAAGATGAACCGGCGGCTGACCGAGATGGTCCGTGACGTGGCGCTGCCGAAGGGCCCGCTGGACCTGGAGCGTGCTCCGTACGACCGCACGGCGGTCACCGGGGTGCTGGATGTTCTGGAGATCCGTAACCCGAGCCTGCGTGAGCGGCTGCTGGCCGTCGACCCGGGCGCCGTCGAGGGCGAGAGCCCGGCGCCCGCGGCGGGTGTCGAGCTGGACGGTGCGGTGCTGGGCGCGGGCGACGTGGCGCCCTGGCTGGCGGCCCACGGGGGTCAGCCGCTCGGCGTCGCCTCGGTCGACACCTGGGCCCTGGGGACGGGCACGGTGACGGAGGTCGCGCTCGCCGCGGCCGACGGGGCGGCCGCCTGGATCGACCCGGCGCGGCTGGACGAGGCCGACGAGCAGGCGTTCGCGGCCTGGCTCGCGGACCCGAAGCGGCCGAAGGTGCTGCACAACGCGAAGAGCGCCATGCGGGTCTTCCCGGACCAGGGCTGGCAGATCGAGGGTGTCGCGATGGACACCGCGCTCGCCGCGTACCTGGTCAAGCCGGGCCGCCGTTCCTTCGCGCTGGACGCGTTGGCCGTGGAGTATCTCGGCCGTGAGCTCGCTCCCGCCGCCGCGGGTGACGGACAGCTGGCCTTCGGCGCCGACGACCAGGCCGAGGCCGACGCCCTGATGGCGCAGGCCCGAGCGATTCTCGACCTCGGTGACGCGTTCACGGTGCGGCTGAAGGAGGTCGGCGCCCTTGAGCTGCTGCACGACATGGAGTTGCCCACCTCGATCCTCCTGGCCCGGCTGGAGCGGCACGGCATCGCCGCCGACCGTGCCCATCTGGAGGGCATGGAGCAGCAGTTCGCCGGTGCGGTGCAGCAGGCGGTGAAGGAGGCGCACGCCGCGGTGGGCCGCGAGTTCAACCTCGGGTCGCCCAAGCAGCTTCAGGAAGTCCTCTTCGGCGAGCTGGGCCTGCCGAAGACGAAGAAGACGAAGACCGGGTTCACCACGGACGCCGACGCCCTGGCCTGGCTGGCCGCGCAGACCGAGCACGAGCTGCCGGTCATCATGCTGCGCCACCGCGAGCAGGCGAAGCTCAGGGTCACGGTCGAGGGTCTGGTCAAGACGATCGCGGCGGACGGCCGGATCCACACCACGTTCAACCAGACGGTCGCGGCGACGGGCCGGCTCTCCTCCACCGACCCGAACCTCCAGAACATCCCGGTCCGTACGGACGAGGGCCGGGCGATCCGCCGCGGCTTCGTCGTGGGCGAGGGCTTCGACTCGCTGATGACGGCCGACTACAGCCAGATCGAACTGCGCGTGATGGCGCACCTGTCGGAGGACGCGGGTCTGATCGAGGCGTTCACCTCGGGGGAGGACCTGCACACCACGGTCGCCTCGCAGGTGTTCGGCGTCGAGAAGTCCGCCGTCGACGCGGAGATGCGCCGCAAGATCAAGGCCATGTCGTACGGGCTGGCCTACGGGCTCTCCGCGTTCGGTCTGTCCCAGCAGCTGAACATCGAGGCCGGTGAGGCGCGCGGTCTGATGGACACCTACTTCGAGCGCTTCGGCGGAGTCCGTGACTATCTGCACCGGGTCGTCGAGGAGGCCAGGGCCACCGGATACACCGAGACGGTCTTCGGTCGCCGCCGTTACCTCCCCGACCTGAACAGCGACAACCGTCAGCGTCGGGAGACGGCCGAGCGGATGGCGCTCAACGCTCCCATCCAGGGGACGGCCGCCGACATCGTCAAGGTCGCGATGCTTCATGTGGACCGGGCCCTGACCGAGGCGAAGCTGGAGTCGCGGATGCTGCTCCAGGTCCACGACGAAATCGTCCTGGAGATCGCGCGGGGCGAACGTGAGCGGGTCGAGAAGATCCTGCGCCATGAGATGGCGACGGCGGTGGAGCTGCGTGCCCCGCTGGACGTCTCGGTCGGCGTGGGCCCGGACTGGGAGTCCGCCGCGCACTGA
- a CDS encoding DUF4184 family protein: MPFTLSHAAAVLPGIRRTGTGRGPLVASALVAGSFAPDVTYYADTAIPGAMEFGQVTHAVWGVFTVDVLIAAMLVALWLLLREPLVALLPTRRQGRVYAFLRGQPREPGRPRPLAALRFALSAAIGAATHVGWDAFTHHDRWGTELIPALNASVAGFPAYQVLQYGSSAVALTGIIWFTVSALRRTGTAPVPDAVPELGRRERWFACGLLALCVLLGVIHRCARWYAYFGQISTPLDIIPTACFGAGAGLAAGLVLYGVWMRLRSDGRPGRTARTARTARTARTARTGDTSPV, encoded by the coding sequence ATGCCGTTCACGCTCAGTCATGCCGCCGCCGTGCTGCCGGGAATCCGCAGGACGGGCACCGGGCGCGGTCCGCTCGTCGCCTCGGCCCTCGTCGCCGGTTCGTTCGCACCCGATGTGACCTACTACGCGGACACCGCGATCCCAGGAGCGATGGAGTTCGGTCAAGTGACGCACGCCGTATGGGGTGTGTTCACCGTGGACGTCCTCATCGCCGCGATGCTGGTGGCGCTCTGGCTGCTGCTGCGTGAGCCACTGGTGGCGCTGCTGCCCACCCGCCGACAGGGACGGGTCTACGCGTTCCTGCGGGGGCAGCCGCGGGAACCCGGCCGTCCACGGCCCCTTGCAGCACTCCGGTTCGCGCTGTCCGCGGCCATCGGAGCGGCCACCCATGTCGGCTGGGACGCGTTCACCCATCACGACCGGTGGGGAACGGAGCTGATCCCGGCACTCAACGCAAGCGTGGCGGGCTTCCCCGCCTACCAGGTCCTGCAGTACGGAAGTTCGGCGGTGGCGCTGACGGGGATCATCTGGTTCACGGTATCGGCGCTGCGTCGCACCGGGACGGCCCCGGTGCCGGACGCTGTGCCCGAACTGGGCCGGCGCGAGCGGTGGTTTGCCTGCGGGCTGCTGGCCCTCTGCGTACTCCTCGGCGTCATCCACCGCTGCGCACGCTGGTACGCCTACTTCGGGCAGATCTCCACGCCGCTCGACATCATCCCGACCGCCTGCTTCGGCGCCGGGGCCGGGCTGGCGGCCGGACTCGTGCTGTACGGGGTGTGGATGCGGCTGCGGAGCGACGGGCGCCCCGGACGCACCGCACGCACCGCACGCACCGCACGCACCGCACGCACCGCACGCACCGGGGATACGAGCCCGGTCTGA
- a CDS encoding lytic transglycosylase domain-containing protein, with product MAAQFGHRLRRGATTTAVAAAAVAALTASQGPGAPLADDAGSGDQKTAGSSSPGDSAATGNSPYHTDLPPLTTPDKPGASVNLPVTGSAEAGIPASILAAYKKAEQSVAGSDAACRLPWQLLAAIGKVESGQARGGRVDADGTTYSPILGPALNGQGFALIKDTDGGAFDGDATHDRAVGPMQFIPSTWAAWGQDGNGDGRKNPNNIYDAALAAGLYLCAGPRDLSVATDLDRAVLSYNQSREYLQTVRSWFDYYKRGTHEVPDGSGVLPAGPRGNSGGSGGSGGGSASPSPTPPASGAPGGAESPNPKPPTTGGPATPGPTPPPTAPPTTPPTTTPPTTTPPTTPGPTRPPTLGSLENAGTGPLTATAGQAFGERVGVRARNTLGAPLAKASVTFTITGDTDTRFTGGLTAITLRTGADGTVTSPVLRAGERTGAFKVTAVAGTTNPRTLTFGATVTARQADALARTGEAAVTAAAGERFEAVQVKATHKGAAAAGVAVTATMITDAEQPAANGKGPYFEGEGGVPVRTLQGLTTDAGGLLTLPVIHADSTPGTYTLRLTTEGGATLDIVLTVS from the coding sequence ATGGCAGCGCAATTCGGCCACCGACTGCGCAGGGGGGCCACCACCACAGCGGTGGCCGCCGCCGCCGTGGCAGCCCTCACCGCCTCACAGGGCCCCGGCGCACCACTGGCCGACGACGCGGGCAGCGGGGACCAGAAGACGGCCGGTTCCTCGTCGCCCGGTGACAGCGCGGCCACGGGCAACTCGCCTTACCACACGGACCTTCCGCCGCTCACCACGCCCGACAAGCCGGGCGCCTCCGTGAATCTGCCGGTCACCGGCAGCGCGGAAGCCGGGATACCCGCCTCGATCCTGGCCGCGTACAAGAAGGCCGAGCAGTCCGTCGCCGGGAGCGACGCCGCCTGCCGTCTGCCGTGGCAGCTCCTCGCGGCGATCGGCAAGGTCGAGTCGGGGCAGGCACGCGGCGGCCGCGTCGACGCGGACGGCACCACCTACTCCCCGATCCTCGGACCGGCTCTCAACGGCCAGGGCTTCGCCCTCATCAAGGACACCGATGGCGGGGCGTTCGACGGCGACGCCACCCACGACCGCGCGGTCGGCCCGATGCAGTTCATCCCCTCCACATGGGCGGCCTGGGGCCAGGATGGCAACGGCGACGGGCGCAAGAACCCCAACAACATCTACGACGCCGCACTCGCGGCCGGTCTCTATCTCTGTGCCGGTCCCCGAGACCTGTCGGTCGCCACCGACCTCGACCGGGCGGTGCTGAGCTACAACCAGTCGCGCGAGTACCTGCAGACGGTGCGCTCCTGGTTCGACTACTACAAGCGCGGCACGCACGAGGTTCCCGACGGCAGCGGAGTCCTGCCGGCCGGCCCCCGTGGCAACAGCGGCGGCAGCGGCGGCAGCGGCGGCGGTTCGGCGAGTCCTTCGCCCACGCCGCCCGCGTCCGGTGCTCCCGGCGGAGCCGAGAGCCCGAACCCGAAGCCGCCGACGACCGGTGGCCCGGCCACTCCCGGCCCCACGCCGCCGCCCACCGCTCCTCCCACCACCCCGCCCACGACGACGCCTCCCACCACGACGCCGCCGACCACCCCCGGCCCTACGCGGCCGCCGACGCTCGGCAGCCTGGAGAACGCCGGCACGGGCCCGCTGACCGCTACGGCGGGCCAGGCGTTCGGCGAGCGGGTCGGTGTGCGGGCGAGGAACACCCTCGGTGCCCCGCTCGCCAAGGCGTCCGTGACCTTCACCATCACCGGTGACACCGACACGCGCTTCACCGGCGGGCTGACCGCCATCACGCTGCGCACCGGGGCCGACGGTACGGTGACCTCCCCGGTGCTGCGAGCGGGCGAGCGGACCGGTGCGTTCAAGGTGACGGCCGTCGCGGGCACCACCAATCCGCGCACGCTGACCTTCGGTGCGACGGTCACCGCCCGCCAGGCCGATGCCCTCGCCAGGACCGGGGAAGCGGCCGTGACGGCCGCCGCCGGGGAGCGGTTCGAAGCCGTGCAGGTCAAGGCGACCCACAAGGGCGCCGCGGCCGCCGGAGTGGCTGTCACCGCCACGATGATCACCGACGCGGAGCAGCCGGCCGCGAACGGCAAGGGTCCGTACTTCGAGGGCGAGGGCGGTGTCCCCGTACGCACCCTTCAGGGCCTCACGACCGATGCGGGCGGCCTGCTGACCCTGCCGGTGATCCACGCCGACAGCACCCCGGGTACGTACACGCTGCGTCTCACCACCGAGGGCGGTGCCACGCTCGACATCGTGCTCACGGTGTCCTGA
- a CDS encoding SPW_0924 family protein, which translates to MRALVAAAIGLAAALALVFTVTAIGAPPGETSPKPLLTTVPGPKR; encoded by the coding sequence ATGCGTGCCCTCGTCGCCGCGGCCATCGGACTGGCCGCAGCCCTCGCGCTCGTGTTCACCGTCACCGCGATCGGAGCGCCACCCGGCGAGACCTCGCCCAAACCCCTGCTGACCACGGTTCCGGGACCCAAGAGGTAA
- a CDS encoding DUF3068 domain-containing protein — MRRRAGLVLLAFAVFFAAMSPLLRWYAFPRLAKVPPGQYQEMVLEAKPATLLDYGTLRSEQVEKVTIVQTLKGNVEESEKIERGAGRDVVVWDSLSYIEGPDGKMVSQIPERYIFDAHSQDPVHATGEMVDGDPVRREGIEYKWPFLTEKRDYEYFDAQSRTTAPIHYKGTRTFRGMDVYYFEQTIPWTRVPMPKKMPVKGITAAQVAKTGMTRWYTTKRMFWVDPVTGAPVNGEEIHREELRDAKKMGMSEDTVTAFAGHVKMREDYIVDTVELVRSQRVLILLLTSYLPWGFLFLSTGLLALALWLEARSRRPGAPSPGPDATPA; from the coding sequence ATGCGCCGCCGAGCCGGCCTCGTACTCCTGGCCTTCGCCGTCTTCTTCGCCGCCATGTCACCACTGCTGCGCTGGTACGCCTTCCCGAGGCTGGCGAAGGTCCCGCCGGGCCAGTACCAGGAGATGGTCCTGGAGGCGAAGCCCGCCACCCTTCTCGACTACGGCACTCTCAGGTCCGAGCAGGTCGAGAAGGTGACCATCGTGCAGACCCTCAAGGGCAACGTGGAGGAGTCCGAGAAGATCGAGCGCGGCGCGGGACGCGATGTCGTCGTCTGGGACTCGCTCTCCTACATCGAGGGCCCCGACGGCAAGATGGTCTCCCAGATCCCCGAGCGCTACATCTTCGACGCACACAGCCAGGACCCCGTCCACGCCACCGGCGAAATGGTCGACGGCGATCCGGTCCGCCGCGAGGGCATCGAGTACAAGTGGCCCTTCCTCACCGAGAAGCGTGACTACGAGTACTTCGACGCCCAGAGCCGTACGACCGCGCCCATCCACTACAAGGGCACCCGCACCTTCCGCGGCATGGACGTCTACTACTTCGAGCAGACCATCCCGTGGACCCGGGTCCCGATGCCGAAGAAGATGCCCGTCAAGGGGATCACCGCGGCGCAGGTGGCCAAGACGGGCATGACCCGCTGGTACACCACCAAGCGCATGTTCTGGGTCGATCCGGTCACCGGAGCGCCCGTCAACGGCGAGGAGATCCACCGCGAGGAACTGCGCGACGCGAAGAAGATGGGGATGTCCGAGGACACCGTCACCGCGTTCGCCGGGCATGTGAAGATGCGCGAGGACTACATCGTGGACACCGTCGAGCTGGTCAGGTCCCAGCGCGTCCTGATCCTCCTGCTGACCTCGTACCTGCCGTGGGGCTTCCTGTTCCTCTCCACCGGACTCCTGGCGCTCGCCCTCTGGCTGGAAGCGCGCTCCCGCCGTCCCGGCGCACCCTCGCCGGGGCCGGACGCTACTCCCGCCTGA